The nucleotide sequence AGTGATATCCGTTTCGACGTGAGGACGATTTTATAAAAACTAGCATTTTCGGCTAAGTATTGAAGGAAATTTACCATCCTGCTCCAATTCGCATCTCCAGTTTCGGATGTTTGGCTCAAAACACTAGAAATATCCGCAATCATATCATCCGCCAACTTTTCGATCATATCTGGGATATCCCGATAATGTGAATAAAAGGTAACACGATTGATGGTTGCCTGCTCTGCGAGACTATTCACCGTGATCTTCTCAATATCCATCTCCTGAAGTAAATCGATAAAGGCATCCTTAAGTAACTGCCGTGTGCGTAGTATGCGAGGGTCTGTGTGCTTCTTTTTAGTATTCACTTTGTCCTTTTCCTTCCTTTTACAAACTAATCTACAATTTGATAACAGATGTTGTATATATACAATTTATACTACATAACCGTTGTTATTGTAATCTATCATACATACTAACCGTTTTTGTAAGTTGAAAACATCTTTTATTATCCATATAATCAAACGTATGCCTTGTTAGTTATACTACACAATGTAAATTAAATCTTCAACAGGCGTGAAAGGATGAATTCGGTTGAGCAAAAGTGCAACCATAGACAGTCGTTCTATAAAAAAGGGCCCCATTTTGGCCATCATGATTTTTGGTGCTTTCCTTGCTACGTTTAACCAAACGATCATGACCGTTGCCCTTCCAAAATTAATGGACGATTTTAATATACTTGCTTCAACAGGACAGTGGCTGACAACTGGTTATATGTTGGTAAATGGTGTTTTGATTCCAATAACAGGATTCTTAATGAAGCGGTTTACCACTCGACAACTATTTCAAAGTTCGATGTTTATTTTTCTTGCCGGTTCCATCGTATCGGCCGTTGCATTCAACTTCCCTGTCTTACTGACTGGACGATTAATTCAAGCAGCCGGGGCTGGGATTATTATGCCTTTACTCATGAATGTTGTTCTATCCCTATTTCCTCCTGAAAAAAGAGGATCGGCTATGGGTTTTGTCGGACTTGCGGTTATCTTTGCCCCTGCAATTGGGCCAACTCTTGCTGGTTACGTCCTGGAGACGTTGCCTTGGCAAGCGTTGTTTTACGGTATGGTTCCGTTTACGGTTCTTGTAATTATCTGCGGTTTTATTTATTTGAAAAATGTCTCGGAAACGATTCAATCCAAGGTTGATTTCTTGAGTTTGGTCTTATCAACTCTCGGTTTCGGTACGTTGCTGTATGGCTTCAGTCAAGCAGGTAGCGTAGGGTGGTCAGATGCGGAGGTAATCGTTTCTCTTAGCGTAGGTGTTCTTGCTCTTGTTCTGTTTACATGGAGGCAATTG is from Radiobacillus kanasensis and encodes:
- a CDS encoding TetR/AcrR family transcriptional regulator; the encoded protein is MNTKKKHTDPRILRTRQLLKDAFIDLLQEMDIEKITVNSLAEQATINRVTFYSHYRDIPDMIEKLADDMIADISSVLSQTSETGDANWSRMVNFLQYLAENASFYKIVLTSKRISLFRDRLLLLLTDTIVSSIEKKGSGSTVLKAGIQKDILIWYDSAALIGTIVAWLRNDMPYTPSYLAKQFYLLHHRNMKEGIPKNGLN
- a CDS encoding DHA2 family efflux MFS transporter permease subunit, translating into MSKSATIDSRSIKKGPILAIMIFGAFLATFNQTIMTVALPKLMDDFNILASTGQWLTTGYMLVNGVLIPITGFLMKRFTTRQLFQSSMFIFLAGSIVSAVAFNFPVLLTGRLIQAAGAGIIMPLLMNVVLSLFPPEKRGSAMGFVGLAVIFAPAIGPTLAGYVLETLPWQALFYGMVPFTVLVIICGFIYLKNVSETIQSKVDFLSLVLSTLGFGTLLYGFSQAGSVGWSDAEVIVSLSVGVLALVLFTWRQLVSYDPFLDLRAFKYNMFSLTTIINIGVTIMMYADMILLPLYLQNARGYTALESGIMMMPGALLMGLLSPVVGKLFDRFGAKWLAIIGIAIILVTTYSYTNLTDATSYTFLILMYTVRRVGMALFLMPIQTAGLNQLPSSLNAHGTAISNTVRQVAGAIGTSLLVTVMTNRTKDHLQDMATSGVNTTQEHMVMEASIQGINDAYFVILIFGVISLLLSFFIKRVEQATEESIHVTKKREAMNET